Proteins encoded by one window of Nicotiana tabacum cultivar K326 chromosome 10, ASM71507v2, whole genome shotgun sequence:
- the LOC107785778 gene encoding protein EFFECTOR OF TRANSCRIPTION 2-like, translating into MEATNRSVTVRLNREECKRTKHDSAFSDWKILIGPNDWTNYLLRKEGAEKYRTQNLPNCTSCSGVYELGIAVSRRQAGREASRLDPDYIVPVYVGKSDSVRTRLQRYGREGAHLENGCSNSALHDQVNVSASKRAGLFTEAFSRGFSIVYRWAPVNDNKDAEKTEAQLLDRFDYAWNKGSNGVRRHNDVLRKLDGISRATRLPAFVRKLQLSLEKQKGVRIQACKPLLLENRDDFHDTFKSTYFLPEIVKFGRSQPRIVSLSSRVNNDPNNICGVALGHGSVCIRPPITGNKRCAEHKGMKVNGVEHKGMSVKKPISKQLGAEIPGVFAGPATKISSEKMHWNIDIPACGATLLNGSFCRRKLSEGNKRCWQHKGAEIPSVFAGPSVNHSPACGATLLNGSFCRRKPSEGNKRCWQHKGADIPSVFAGPSVNHSPACGATLLNGSFCRRKPSEGNKRCWQHKGRKS; encoded by the exons ATGGAAGCTACTAACAGATCCGTCACCGTTCGCCTAAATAGAGAAGAGTGTAAGCGCACAAAACACGATTCGGCTTTCTCCGATTGGAAG ATTCTAATTGGGCCTAATGATTGGACGAATTATTTATTGAGGAAGGAAGGAGCAGAGAAATATAGGACTCAGAACCTGCCAAACTGCACTTCGTGCTCTGGAGTTTATGAGCTGGGAATAGCTGTGTCACGACGCCAAGCTGGGCGAGAGGCTAGCAGACTTGACCCTGATTATATTGTTCCTGTATATGTTGGAAAATCTGACAGTGTTAGGACTAGGCTACAGCGGTATGGCCGTGAAGGCGCTCATTTAGAGAATGGCTGCTCCAATAGTGCACTGCACGACCAAGTAAATGTATCTGCTTCAAAGAGAGCAGGATTGTTTACAGAAGCATTCTCAAGAGGCTTCTCTATTGTTTATAGGTGGGCACCT GTGAATGACAACAAAGACGCTGAGAAAACTGAAGCCCAGCTGCTCGATAGATTTGACTATGCTTGGAATAAAGGCAGTAATGGCGTACGTCGCCACAATGATGTCCTCCGCAAACTTGATGGCATTTCAAGAGCAACTCGTCTTCCTGCTTTTGTCAGGAAGCTTCAATTGTCCCTTGAGAAACAAAAAGGTGTCAGAATCCAAGCTTGCAAGCCCCTTTTGTTGGAGAACAGAGATGATTTTCATGATACCTTCAAAAGCACTTATTTCCTTCCCGAAATCGTCAAATTTGGTCGATCACAGCCAAGAATAGTTTCACTAAGTTCCCGTGTAAATAATGATCCAAATAATATTTGTGGTGTGGCTTTGGGTCATGGATCTGTTTGTATAAGGCCTCCAATAACGGGAAATAAAAGATGTGCTGAGCACAAAGGAATGAAGGTAAATGGTGTAGAACATAAGGGTATGAGCGTTAAAAAGCCCATTTCTAAGCAATTAGGAGCAGAAATACCAGGTGTATTTGCAGGTCCAGCTACCAAAATTAGCAGTGAGAAAATGCATTGGAATATAGACATTCCAGCTTGTGGAGCAACATTGCTTAATGGTTCCTTTTGCAGAAGGAAACTTTCGGAAGGTAATAAAAGATGTTGGCAGCACAAAGGAGCAGAAATACCAAGTGTATTTGCAGGTCCATCAGTCAACCATTCTCCAGCTTGTGGAGCAACATTGCTTAACGGTTCCTTTTGCAGAAGGAAACCTTCGGAAGGTAATAAAAGATGTTGGCAGCACAAAGGAGCAGACATACCAAGTGTATTTGCAGGTCCATCAGTCAACCATTCTCCAGCTTGTGGAGCAACATTGCTTAATGGTTCCTTTTGCAGAAGGAAACCTTCGGAAGGTAATAAAAGATGTTGGCAGCACAAAGGCAGGAAGAGCTGA